The nucleotide window AGTGCAACCAAACCAAGCATGAGCATCATCTGCTCTTGTGGTAACCAAGTCAAAATGCCGTTGATGTCAGGCGCTTTAAATTGGCCTAGCTGAGCCAGGAAGATAACGATAGCTAAGCCGTTTACGAAGCCGATCATCACTGGGTGCGGAACGATTCGGATAAACTTACCTAACTTGAACAGACCAGCGGCAACCTGAAGAATACCCGCGAGCATAATCGCTGCGAATAGGTATTGGACACCATGGCTGGCAACAAGAGATACCATTACAACGGCCATTGCGCCTGTTGCACCGGAAATCATACCTGGACGACCACCAAAGATAGAAGTGATCAAACCAACGATAAATGCAGCGTAAAGACCAACCATTGGGTCTACACCAGCAACGAATGCGAATGCGACAGCTTCAGGAACCAATGCCAATGCAACAGTTAAACCTGAGAGCACATCATTTTTTACAGAGTGCTTTGAAAATTGCGGAAATTCGAACATGTTTGTATTAAGTTCTCGTTGAGATGAGTTTATCCCGACACATATTCTTATTTGCACAAGCCACTGAGAGGTGGGTTTGTCATCCGCTCACTCAGTGTAAATCGGAGTAGTAAAGGAGTGGCATTAGAATGGTGTCGAAAACTTTAGTCGGCGAATGCTACCGAAAAGTGTGATTAAGTTCAAGAATGACACGTATATTGACCCACAATTGTGATCAATCATTGATATTAAATTGAACAATGAAAGTTGATTCGGCGGAAAATAAAAAAGGCTGCCATTTGGCAGCCTTTTTATTTGCTTTTCAGCTAATTACTAACTCAAACTAGTTGAAGTTTGGTTTAGTCATCGCTGCAGAAGCTCGGTTTTTCGCTACTTGACTACCTGCGCCTTTTGGCTGGTAGCGATCAGCTTTAAATGGTGCCGCAGCAACTTCAATTTCACGCAGCTCTTGAGGGCCCGGTGCTTTTGTCATTGGTGCACTTGCGTTTGGCTTAGCGACTGCTTTGGTCACATCCACGACAATCTCCTGAACTTCAGCAGGAGCTGGTGTTTTCACCTCTTCTACCGTTTCAGTGGTTTCAGCAACAGCTTCAACTACTGGTTCTACAGGTTGTTCTGTTGTTGTCGTTTCTGCTACTGGTTCAGTTACTTCAACAACTGGTGCCTTTTCTTCAACGATTGGTGTCGCAGGTGCTTTCTCAACAACAGCAGGTTCACTAACCATTGGTTCAATAACAGGCGCTTCAACTTTAACCGCTTCTTGAGCTTTAGGCTCTGCAACGACTGGCAGTTCACGACGAACAATCACTTTACCCATTGCCATTTCAGGGCAAGCGAAACCACCTTGCATTGTCGGTACTGCAGCGGCTACTGCTTCTTCCTTAACTCGCTCTTCCTTCTTCGGCGCTGGTTTTGGAACGTAACGCGGCATCACTTTACCCATCGCCATTTCTGGAGATGCAACACCACCTTTACGCAGGCGGAATGGGTTAGGGCGACGATCGCGACCGCGGCGACGACGTTGACCACTTGCACGAAGGTGACGCGGTGAACGACGATTACGACGCTGTTTTGACTCGGCTTGCTTGCCTTCTTGCTGAGTTTCTACTGCCTCTACTACTGGTTTCTCTGCTGGTGCTTCAACAGACTCAGTAGCTTTAACTAGTGTTTCTTCAGCTTGTTCAGCAGCCTGCTGATCTTTAACGCGAACCGATTTGTTTAGTTTACGACGTTGGCGACGTTCTTTAACTTTTTCTGTTTTAGCGTTAGCGTTTGGTTTCGCTTTGCTGCTTTCAGGTTTTGTTTCAGAACGAGCTTCGGCTGCAAGTTGAAGGCCTTTTTCCGCTACTTTTGCATTCGGTTTTTGCTCTTGAGCATTTTCTGCTTGTTGAGCTCTAGGCTTACGCTTCTGGTTACGGTTTTGCTGTTTATTGCCAGTTGCTTGTTGCTGCTGAGTATTATTCTGCTCAGTAGCTTGCTCGTCGCGAGGCTTACGACGGCGACGGTTATCGCGGTTATCTCGATTATCTCGATTGTCGCGGTTATCACGTTGATTACTACGACGGCGATCGTTGCGATCTCGCTTATTACGCTTGTTGTCGCGACTAGGTTTTTTCTCTTCTTGTTGTTTCGGCTCTTCTTTTACTTCTTGAGAACCGCCGAATAAGAAGCTACCAAGCGCTTTGAATAAACGGCTAAACAGACCAGGCGAAGCTTCTTTCTTCACTTCCTCGCTTTCCTTCTTCTTCGCCACTGGTGCTGGTTTAGAAGCTGGAGCAGGTGCAGATTGTGAAGGTGCAGCAAAGCCCTTAAGTACTGGTTCTTCTAGTCGCTTAGGTTTAACGTCTGTTTCTACTGGTTCTTTACCTTCCGCTTCTTTCAACGCTTCCAGTTTCTTAGGAAGTAGGTAAGAAATCAGATCAAACTCTTCGCCTTCACGGACACGAATAACTTCGAAGTGCGGTGTTTCCATATCAGAGTTAGGAACAACCGTAATTTTCACTTCTTGAATGCGTTCGATATGGTTAACCGAGCGACGTTTTTCGTTCAATAGGTAAGAAGCGATTGGTACTGGAACGACAGCCAATACTTGCGCAGTATTGTCTTTCAGTGCTTCCTCTTCGATTAAACGAAGAACAGAAAGTGCCAGAGATTCGTTGTCACGTACAACACCTGTACCACTACAACGTGGACAAATGTGGTGGCTCGCTTCTGCAAGAGAAGGGCTCAAACGTTGACGAGACATCTCCAACAAACCGAAACGAGAGATACGGCCAATTTGTACGCGAGCACGGTCTAAACGAACGGCCTCACGCAGACGGTTTTCGACTTCACGCTGGTGGCGAACAGGTGTCATATCGATAAAGTCGATAACCACCAGACCACCCAGGTCACGTAGGCGTAGCTGACGAGCGATCTCATCGGCTGCTTCTAAGTTAGTATTCAGTGCCGTCTCTTCGATATCACCGCCCTTAGTTGCGCGAGCAGAGTTGATATCGATAGAAGTCAATGCTTCTGTTGGGTCGATAACAATTGAACCACCAGATGGCAGGCGGACTTCACGCTGGAAAGCAGATTCAATCTGGCTTTCGATTTGGTAGTGGCTGAACAGTGGCACTTCGCCGTCGTATTTCTTAACGCGGTTAATAAAATCAGGGCGAACCAATTGAATGTGCGCTTTTGCACGCTCATAAATGGTGTTGCTATCGATGAGGATTTCACCAATATCACGACGTAAATAGTCACGGATTGCACGAACAATAACGTTACTTTCCTGGTGGATCAGGAATGGAGCAGGGTTAGAGTCTGCTGCACCTTTGATCGCTCCCCAATGGTTTAGTAGTACGTTCAAATCCCATTCAAGTTCTTCTGCACTCTTACCAACACCTGCGGTACGCACGATCAGACCCATGCCTTGTGGCAGTTCTAATGTACTTAATGCCGCTTTTAGTTGAGTACGCTCGTCACCTTCGATACGGCGAGAGATACCGCCAGCACGAGGGTTATTAGGCATAAGAACAAGGTAGCTACCTGCTAGAGAAATGAAAGTAGTCAGAGCGGCGCCCTTGCTACCACGTTCCTCTTTTTCCACTTGTACAATTACT belongs to Vibrio sp. STUT-A11 and includes:
- the rne gene encoding ribonuclease E; translated protein: MKRMLINATQKEELRVALVDGQRLFDLDIESPGHESKKANIYKGRITRIEPSLEAAFVDYGAERHGFLPLKEIAREYFPEGYTYQGRPSIKEVLTEGQEVIVQVEKEERGSKGAALTTFISLAGSYLVLMPNNPRAGGISRRIEGDERTQLKAALSTLELPQGMGLIVRTAGVGKSAEELEWDLNVLLNHWGAIKGAADSNPAPFLIHQESNVIVRAIRDYLRRDIGEILIDSNTIYERAKAHIQLVRPDFINRVKKYDGEVPLFSHYQIESQIESAFQREVRLPSGGSIVIDPTEALTSIDINSARATKGGDIEETALNTNLEAADEIARQLRLRDLGGLVVIDFIDMTPVRHQREVENRLREAVRLDRARVQIGRISRFGLLEMSRQRLSPSLAEASHHICPRCSGTGVVRDNESLALSVLRLIEEEALKDNTAQVLAVVPVPIASYLLNEKRRSVNHIERIQEVKITVVPNSDMETPHFEVIRVREGEEFDLISYLLPKKLEALKEAEGKEPVETDVKPKRLEEPVLKGFAAPSQSAPAPASKPAPVAKKKESEEVKKEASPGLFSRLFKALGSFLFGGSQEVKEEPKQQEEKKPSRDNKRNKRDRNDRRRSNQRDNRDNRDNRDNRDNRRRRKPRDEQATEQNNTQQQQATGNKQQNRNQKRKPRAQQAENAQEQKPNAKVAEKGLQLAAEARSETKPESSKAKPNANAKTEKVKERRQRRKLNKSVRVKDQQAAEQAEETLVKATESVEAPAEKPVVEAVETQQEGKQAESKQRRNRRSPRHLRASGQRRRRGRDRRPNPFRLRKGGVASPEMAMGKVMPRYVPKPAPKKEERVKEEAVAAAVPTMQGGFACPEMAMGKVIVRRELPVVAEPKAQEAVKVEAPVIEPMVSEPAVVEKAPATPIVEEKAPVVEVTEPVAETTTTEQPVEPVVEAVAETTETVEEVKTPAPAEVQEIVVDVTKAVAKPNASAPMTKAPGPQELREIEVAAAPFKADRYQPKGAGSQVAKNRASAAMTKPNFN